One genomic segment of Besnoitia besnoiti strain Bb-Ger1 chromosome VII, whole genome shotgun sequence includes these proteins:
- a CDS encoding mediator complex subunit MED8 (encoded by transcript BESB_077780) has product MASSLAGILDLSEDRGELRDGGVDQADTIIASMGSSFADMNNMISEQLNQDFEIANLLPYGKFISDILGLAVGYYSFETSCRGGEAYLVNSAPAPIHSLPPNPFTGNTKDKDCLLECISAVTPEEEELKRKDLYARFCSKYRNCVAPKELFLCVARHNGQVQQLLAIIDDEIEKPQEYKLKPIFKTRAARPSQVPKDSGPLEQLMVALSKGCGKAR; this is encoded by the exons AtggcctcttctctcgctggaATTTTGGATTTATCGGAGGACAGAGGAGAACTACGA GATGGCGGTGTTGACCAGGCGGACACGATTATCGCCTCGATGGGGAGCAGCTTCGCCGATATGAACAACATGATCAGCGAGCAACTCAACCAAGACTTCGAGATCGCCAACTTGCTTCCCTA CGGAAAGTTTATCAGCGATATTCTCGGCCTTGCCGTGGGCTACTATTCCTTCGAGACGTCCTGCCGCGGAGGGGAGGCTTACCTCGTCAACAGCGCCCCAGCTCCCATCCACTCCTTGCCCCCGAATCCGTTCACGGGCAACACGAAAGACAAGGACTGCT TGTTGGAGTGCATAAGTGCCGTGACtcccgaggaggaggagctcaAAAGAAAGGACCTCTACGCCAGATTCTGCAGCAAATACCGGAACTGCGTGGCGCCGAAGGAGTTGTTCCTCTGTGTAGCGCGGCACAACGGTCAGGTCCAACAGCTCCTCGCCATTATCGACGACGAGATTG AGAAACCTCAGGAGTACAAGCTCAAGCCGATATTCaagacgcgagcggctcgTCCTTCACAAGTTCCGAAGGATTCTGGCCCGCTTGAACAACTCATGGTCGCCTTGAGCAAAGGATGCGGTAAGGCACGCTGA
- a CDS encoding cholinephosphate cytidylyltransferase (encoded by transcript BESB_077790): protein MEATCSPCQGTGGKRREAPSGASDPPAAEPPIKKMRRDSSTDPDDWGRPVRVYADGVYDLLHLGHMRQLEQAKKLFKNVHLIAGVASDEDTHRLKGQTVQTLAERADTLRHIKWVDEVIAPCPWILTPEFIEEHKIDFVAHDAEPYQAVQKSKEKKERDERKKKKSPPVDDDIYGWLKEAGKFKATKRTAGVSTTDLIVRILQNYEDYVDRSLQRGVTPKDMNIGFTTANAIKMKKNMQRWGEKVSDELTKVTLTDRPLGVNFDQSVEKLRNSIHQTYDTWRAHSHKFLKGFARTFEPMKSFIGLHHKGSRHTSDEEDGAASDTSQ, encoded by the exons ATGGAG GCTACATGTAGCCCATGCCAGGGAACAGGGGgaaagaggagggaggcgccgagcgggGCATCAGatccgcccgccgccgagccgccTATCAAGAAGATGAGACGCGACTCCTCGACGGACCCCGACGACTGGGGTCGTCCTGTCAGAGTGTACGCTGATG GCGTCTACGATCTTCTTCATTTGGGCCACATGCGACAGCTTGAACAAGCGAAGAAGCTGTTTAAAAACGTCCACCTCATCGCCGGCGTGGCATCTGACGAGGACACGCATCGGCTGAAAGGACAGACGGTGCAAACGTTGGCCGAGCGCGCTGACACCTTGCGCCATATTAAGTGGGTTGATGAGGTCATCGCTCCCTGCCCGTGGATCCTGACACCGGAATTCATCGAGGAGCATAAAATCGATTTTGTAG CTCATGACGCCGAGCCTTACCAGGCGGTGCAGAAGTCtaaggagaagaaggaacgcgacgagaggaagaagaagaagagtcCACCGGTCGATGATGACATCTACGGATGGCTGAAAGAAGCC GGGAAATTCAAGGCAACGAAACGGACGGCAGGGGTTTCAACGACTGATTTGATCGTCAGAATTCTCCAGAACTACGAAGACTACGTCGATCG GTCCCTTCAGAGAGGTGTCACACCAAAGGATATGAATATCGGGTTCACAACGGCAAACGCCATCAAG atgaagaagaaTATGCAACGCTGGGGTGAAAAGGTCTCCGACGAGCTCACGAAGGTCACCTTGACAGACAGGCCTCTC GGTGTAAACTTTGACCAAAGCGTGGAGAAATTGAGGAACAGTATACATCAAACGTACGATACCTGGAGAGCACACTCTCACAAGTTCCTCAAGGGATTTGCGAGAACCTTCGAGCCGATG AAATCCTTCATTGGCCTCCATCATAAAGGCTCGCGTCACacgagcgacgaagaagacggagcCGCTTCAGATACATCGCAGTAG
- a CDS encoding hypothetical protein (encoded by transcript BESB_077800), translating to MMTPPFRLARAALGALVSVAVALHSAAGEEAPFGRFKLKAHRFLQTINYYDDSVDSGHYWTKDFQYVPARPAEHFGPDSPIHVSERNAVQEQFGGLHEHENELFRAEKEGPKELPDGIRVASGLAVDEKGNQYRAYGMAPGERPTPGTVPLCRAYSNPALSLQDWGSPPDWVTSPEFGVVRLTTKAAAPVSIPTTLLLKDHACNALVVSANIRCEEKSAAGLTFRAESDANMYSVVIDTPAKARSLPSVEDGKPSTISETFVSYLYPLMRHELKIVDHGKEGTIEVYLDQHLVLTHSAPYTSVGNVGVMVSEGHASFDYFKLMP from the exons ATGATGACCCCCCCTTTCCGCCTGGCAAGAGCAGCACTCGGGGCTCTCGTTTCCGTAGCTGTCGCTTTGCActcggccgcaggcgaggaagcg CCATTCGGCCGCTTCAAGCTTAAGGCGCATCGTTTCCTGCAAACCATC AACTACTATGACGACTCAGTCGATAGTGGGCATTACTGGACGAAGGACTTTCAGTATGTGCCCGCGAGGCCAGCGGAACACTTTGGACCGGACTCCCCTATACACGTGTCGGAAAGGAACGCCGTGCAAGAACAGTTTGGCGGTCTTCATGAGCATGAG AATGAATTGTTTCGAGCAGAAAAAGAGGGCCCAAAAGAGCTGCCAGACGGCATACGCGTAGCTAGTGGACTGGCTGTTGACGAAAAAGGCAATCAGTATCGGGCATACGGAATGGCTCCAGGAGAGCGGCCGACGCCCGGAACCGTGCCTTTGTGCCGCGCGTACTCAAATCCCGCTCTATCACTGCAAG ATTGGGGGTCGCCGCCAGACTGGGTAACGTCACCAGAATTCGGAGTAGTTCGACTGACAACAAAAGCAGCGGCTCCGG TTTCCATACCAACGACGCTGTTGCTCAAAGATCACGCTTGCAACGCGCTGGTTGTTTCAGCTAATATCCGGTGTGAGGAGAAGTCGGCCGCTGGTTTGACGTTTCGGGCAGAGAGTGACGCAAACATGTACTCTGTGGTCATCGACACTCCGGCAAAGGCAAGAAGTCTTCCCTCA GTGGAAGATGGCAAACCCAGCACGATTTCAGAAACCTTTGTGTCCTACCTTTATCCCCTCATGAGACACGAACTAAAAATA GTTGACCACGGAAAAGAAGGAACAATCGAGGTCTACCTAGACCAGCATTTGGTCCTAACGCATTCGGCGCCATACACGA GTGTCGGCAATGTCGGGGTGATGGTGTCCGAAGGTCATGCGTCATTCGATTACTTCAAGCTCATGCCATGa
- a CDS encoding helicase (encoded by transcript BESB_077810): MATLVSEFLISERDASEFAGRRMTETRKSEEKTGAGATFPVHTASHRETQKDGAAASSLLAPEAETQALDSGALRVARKQLSPLLSSHASYLLEEEDLGEICCSPEEATGRTSSPSHGEKRKSRAPGSAEKSGPLKKRCELTAYGSLFSPSSACSPSSGPAKRHREAESISSPVRKGQASEDVCTGKRKIGGNAAGERGASGAETTSGCAEDAGERKKRVVSAPGARIADGTGRKKASGSLPIHGFADAIRAAVSGHPVTLIVGDTGSGKTTQVPQFLYRFGFTEKGAIAVTQPRRVAAVSLARRVCEELGDEKGNCLGEFVGYSVRFEDKTTAATRIKFLTDGMLVREAMLDEALSRYSVIVLDEAHERSLRTDILLGWVKRLLAKRRDLKIVVMSATLDTEKFLRFFPGAKPVFVPGRQFPVEVLYTPEPEADYIDAALITTLQIHTRYPPGDILVFLPGQEDIEGLHSILEEKRELLRKALCMASQSRAAEASGKQTLKSEKVKDKDRKPASVSMGNAGVQFCIGEDVEIADPEKTAVDLLVCPLFAALPFDRQKAVFTPAPAGVRKVILATNIAETSITVQGIRYVVDSGLAKTKCVNHRTGVEALVIEEISQDSAKQRAGRAGREAPGTVFRMYTEDTFNKFRPRKVPEIVTCDLDQVFLELKALGIANPLEFPFLDAPPKEAFVNAGRTLHRLEAIDSRGELTELGRKLAALPLKPMLGKLLLDSVAFECTSEILSIVAMLSTDSLWNSYRSLSSEKTSRVSQARKRLADIRGDHLTLLHAYSQWEEATDKIGLCNEYGLHHNAMMRAKQIRSQLEELLLSPQIGLKNIAKSDATDRWTKVRQCLAVGCWLHTARLQRDGRTYVTTVERETAKLHPSSVLSGQRALPAWVVYSEYVHTSKPYLRGVTAIEGPWLQQFIPRWFTMVGQN, encoded by the exons ATGGCGACACTTGTGAGTGAGTTTTTGATTTCTgagcgcgacgccagcgagtTCGCAGGCAGGAGGATGACGGAGACAAGGAAGTCAGAGGAGAAGactggcgcgggcgccacaTTCCCGGTACACACTGCCAGCCAtcgggagacgcagaaagatggcgcggccgcgtcaaGCCTCCTCGCGCCAGAAGCAGAGACTCAAGCGCtagacagcggcgcgctgaGAGTGGCGAGGAAACagctttctcctcttctgtctAGCCACGCTTCTTATCTCCTTGAGGAAGAAGATCTTGGAGAAATTTGCTGCTCACCCGAAGAGGCCACGGGCCGAACGAGTTCGCCGTCGCACggagaaaagaggaaaagtCGCGCCCCAGGATCCGCTGAAAAATCGGGGCCGTTAAAGAAAAGATGCGAGTTGACTGCGTATGGCTCTCtgttctcgccttcttcagcttGCTCTCCATCCTCTGGGCCCGCGAAACGGCaccgcgaggcagagagcatTTCCAGTCCAGTTCGCAAAGGGCAGGCTTCAGAGGACGTCTGCACGGGGAAAAGGAAGATTGGGGGAAACGCtgcgggcgagagaggagctAGCGGTGCAGAGACGACGTCAGGCTGTGCTGAGGATGCaggcgagcggaagaagcgcgtcGTGAGCGCCCCTGGTGCAAGGATTGCGGACGGCACAGGACGGAAGAAGGCAAGCGGTTCACTGCCTATCCACGGATTCGCTGACGCAATCCGAGCTGCGGTGTCTGGACACCCGGTCACGCTGATTGTTGGTGACACAGGAAGCGGCAAGACAACGCAGGTTCCTCAGTTTCTTTACCGCTTTGGCTTCACAGAGAAAGGCGCGATTGCTGTCACTCAGCCTCGTCGAGTCGCTGCAGTCTCGCTCGCACGGCGCGTGTGCGAGGAGCTCGGCGACGAGAAAGGCAATTGCTTGGGAGAATTCGTTGGATACAGCGTCCGTTTCGAGGACAAGACTACCGCTGCGACCCGAATCAAGTTCTTGACAGACGGTATGCTCGTTCGCGAGGCGATGCTTGACGAGGCACTCTCTCGATACTCGGTTATTGTGCTTGACGAAGCTCACGAGCGCTCACTGCGGACGGATATTCTCCTCGGGTGGGTGAAGCGCCTTCTGGCCAAACGGAGAGACCTAAAGATTGTCGTCATGTCTGCCACGCTCGACACAGAAAAgttccttcgcttcttccctgGAGCGAAACCCGTCTTCGTCCCCGGAAGACAGTTCCCCGTCGAAGTGCTCTACACGCCTGAACCCGAAGCGGATTACATTGAT GCCGCACTCATCACTACGTTGCAGATTCACACGCGCTATCCGCCGGGGGATatcctcgtcttcctgccGGGTCAGGAGGACATCGAGGGGCTGCATTCTATTTTGGAAGAGAAGCGGGAGCTtctgcggaaggcgctgTGCATGGCCTCTCagtctcgcgctgctgaggCAAGCGGCAAGCAGACGCTGAAATCCGAGAAAGTGAAAGACAAAGACCGGAAACCCGCCAGCGTTTCTATGGGCAACGCGGGCGTGCAGTTCTGCATCGGAGAAGATGTCGAGATCGCAGATCCGGAGAAGACGGCAGTCGATCTCCTTGTGTGCCCGCTGTTCGCTGCACTTCCCTTCGACCGGCAGAAGGCTGTCTTCACTCCCGCGCCAGCAGGTGTCCGAAAG GTGATTCTGGCTACGAACATTGCAGAGACGTCTATCACGGTCCAGGGCATCCGGTACGTGGTCGACAGCGGACTCGCAAAGACAAAATGCGTCAACCACCGCACCGGGGTGGAGGCGCTGGTCATCGAGGAGATCTCGCAGGACTCCGCGAAACAGCGCGCCGGTCGAGCGGGTAGAGAAGCTCCCG GTACTGTCTTTCGCATGTACACCGAGGATACGTTTAACAAATTCAGACCTAGGAAAGTGCCAGAGATTGTCACCTGCGATCTCGACCAGGTCTTCTTGGAACTCAAG GCACTGGGGATTGCGAATCCCCTGGAGTTCCCCTTCCTCGACGCTCCTCCAAAGGAGGCCTTCGTAAACGCTGGCCGGACGTTACACCGTCTTGAGGCCAtcgactcgcgcggcgaacTCACTGAGCTCGG GCGAAAACTGGCTGCGCTCCCGCTCAAACCAATGCTGGGGAAACTTCTCCTTGACTCGGTCGCTTTTGAATGCACATCCGAGATACTCTCGATCGTTGCCATGCTCTCGACTGACTCCCTTTGGAATAGTTATCGGAGTCTCTCAA GCGAAAAGACGAGCCGCGTTTCACAAGCTCGCAAGCGTCTTGCCGATATACGAGGCGATCACCTAACACTTCTGCACGCTTACTCGCAGTGGGAAGAG GCGACAGACAAAATAGGTCTCTGTAACGAGTATGGGCTGCATCACAACGCAATGATGCGTGCAAAACAAATCCGATCTCAACTGGAAGAACTTCTACTCTCGCCGCAAATCGGGCTGAAGAACATTGCCAAAAGTGATGCCACGGATAGGTGGACGAAAGTCCGTCAGTGCCTAGCAGTGGGATGCTGGTTGCATACTGCCAGACTGCAACGAGACGGAAGAACCTACGTGACAACG GTTGAGAGGGAAACGGCGAAATTGCATCCGTCGTCTGTCTTATCTGGGCAGCGCGCCTTGCCAGC GTGGGTTGTTTACAGCGAGTATGTGCATACGAGTAAACCATATCTCCGTGGCGTGACGGCCATTGAAGGCCCATGGCTTCAGCAGTTCATTCCCCGTTGGTTCACCATGGTCGGACAGAATTAA